The bacterium genome has a window encoding:
- a CDS encoding bifunctional riboflavin kinase/FAD synthetase, translated as MRIVHGLDEFPAQGGDSVLALGTFDGLHVGHQKVIGEAVTRAGEVGLQSAVVTFDPHPLEILRPSVEPILLTIIEERFPLLERLGVDLAVVLGFDLGFSRTPAQVWLDEILTRRLRARTIFVGSSYTFGHRREGTAARLTEWGRAHGVEVHLVPAALVRGEPVSSSRIRSALREGLVDEAAHLLGRYYSVLGRVVPGQGRGRTIGFPTANLLVPSPRKILPGRGVYATIVETGGRRYGGATNIGYRPTFGGGDLSVETHLLDYDGPLVDKPMRLEFVGRVRSERAFPSAAALTAQIREDVVRVRELLAEAQPSIIR; from the coding sequence TTGCGGATCGTCCACGGTCTGGATGAGTTCCCCGCACAGGGCGGGGACTCCGTCCTGGCCCTCGGGACGTTTGACGGCCTGCACGTCGGCCACCAAAAGGTAATCGGAGAGGCCGTCACCCGCGCCGGCGAGGTCGGGCTCCAGTCCGCGGTGGTGACGTTTGACCCCCACCCGCTCGAGATCCTCCGCCCCAGCGTGGAGCCGATTCTGCTGACGATCATCGAGGAGCGGTTCCCCCTGCTTGAACGATTGGGGGTGGATCTCGCGGTGGTGCTCGGATTCGATCTGGGGTTCTCAAGGACCCCGGCGCAAGTGTGGCTCGATGAGATCCTCACCCGACGACTGAGGGCCCGGACGATCTTCGTCGGCTCCTCGTACACCTTCGGCCATCGGCGGGAGGGGACAGCGGCGCGCCTCACCGAGTGGGGCCGGGCTCACGGCGTGGAGGTGCACCTGGTTCCGGCGGCGCTGGTGCGGGGGGAGCCGGTGAGCAGCAGCAGGATACGCAGCGCCCTGCGCGAGGGATTGGTGGACGAGGCCGCGCATCTGCTTGGCCGATACTACTCCGTGCTTGGGCGGGTCGTGCCCGGTCAGGGGCGCGGCCGGACCATCGGATTTCCGACCGCCAACCTGCTGGTGCCGTCGCCGCGCAAGATCCTCCCGGGACGGGGGGTGTACGCCACGATCGTCGAGACCGGCGGGCGCCGGTACGGTGGTGCGACCAACATCGGCTACCGCCCGACGTTCGGTGGCGGAGACCTGTCCGTGGAGACCCACCTCCTTGATTACGATGGGCCCCTGGTCGACAAACCGATGAGGCTCGAGTTTGTCGGGCGGGTTCGGTCCGAGCGCGCCTTCCCAAGTGCCGCGGCCCTGACCGCGCAGATCCGCGAGGACGTGGTCAGGGTGCGAGAGTTGCTTGCGGAAGCCCAACCGAGTATAATACGGTAG
- a CDS encoding DHHA1 domain-containing protein produces MHPVGRIAEALQSRRNVLLLNHVAPDGDCLGSTLALARALAARGQRAVVGSADGVPTMYQFLPGSERVVAEIPAGESFDAVVFMECSSPERAGGLVARAAGVPVWVNIDHHVSNSGYGDLVLLDTEAAAVAEVVLPIVKALHAELDADTATCLLTALLTDTGSFHHASVTPRSFQIAAELVAAGASPTAVYTQVYENRSEGALRLAGMALSRLTVCEAGRVVWTTVTQAMLKEAGATMDESEGIVGAIRATRGTQVAVLFKEEPEGIHVSLRAQGGVRANVIAEAFGGGGHAAAAGFTIKEGLTAAVDRTLDVVRRELGAPNPTVPGGSA; encoded by the coding sequence ATGCATCCGGTCGGTCGGATCGCGGAAGCCCTTCAAAGTCGGCGTAACGTCCTGCTCCTCAATCACGTCGCGCCGGATGGCGACTGCTTGGGGTCCACGCTGGCGCTCGCCCGAGCCCTGGCGGCCCGTGGACAGCGGGCCGTCGTCGGGAGTGCGGACGGTGTGCCGACGATGTATCAATTCCTCCCCGGGAGCGAGCGGGTGGTCGCCGAGATCCCGGCTGGCGAGAGCTTCGACGCCGTCGTGTTCATGGAGTGCAGCTCCCCGGAGCGGGCCGGCGGGCTGGTGGCACGCGCGGCCGGCGTCCCCGTGTGGGTCAACATCGATCATCACGTGAGCAACAGCGGCTACGGGGACCTCGTGCTGCTGGATACCGAGGCGGCGGCGGTCGCGGAAGTGGTGCTGCCGATCGTCAAAGCGCTGCACGCCGAGCTCGACGCCGATACCGCCACGTGCCTGCTCACCGCGCTGCTCACGGACACCGGCAGTTTTCACCATGCCAGCGTGACCCCGCGAAGTTTCCAGATCGCCGCGGAGTTGGTGGCCGCGGGAGCCAGTCCCACGGCGGTGTACACGCAGGTCTACGAGAACCGCTCCGAGGGGGCGCTGCGCCTCGCGGGGATGGCGCTCAGCCGCCTCACCGTCTGTGAGGCCGGCCGGGTGGTCTGGACCACGGTCACCCAAGCCATGCTGAAGGAAGCCGGGGCGACGATGGACGAGTCGGAGGGGATCGTCGGGGCGATCAGAGCGACTCGGGGGACGCAGGTGGCCGTTCTCTTCAAAGAGGAGCCCGAAGGCATTCACGTCAGCCTCCGCGCCCAAGGCGGGGTCCGGGCCAACGTCATCGCCGAGGCGTTCGGCGGTGGGGGCCATGCGGCGGCGGCGGGATTCACCATCAAGGAGGGGCTGACTGCGGCCGTCGATCGCACGCTCGACGTCGTTCGGCGCGAACTTGGCGCGCCGAACCCCACGGTTCCGGGGGGATCCGCCTGA
- a CDS encoding TlyA family RNA methyltransferase, with translation MTPGTGMDSGVRLDQWLVVQRHAATRGEAQAAIMAGLVTVDGRLVDKPGRRVAPGATVLVRRRGTAYASRGGLKLAHALEVFGIDVRGRVAVDLGASTGGFTDCLLRAGASRVYAVDVGHGQLAWGLRTDPRVVVLEGVNARYLTVEQVGGRCDLVTADLAFISLRLVWPAIAGLVAAHGSVVALVKPQFEAGRAHVPRGGVVRDPDVHREVLSRVLAASGAAELTAVGVTPSPITGPAGNIEYLVHLRPGTEAGLSPEAIDASVARAHAGGVTPRRS, from the coding sequence ATGACGCCGGGGACGGGGATGGACAGCGGGGTCAGGTTGGATCAATGGCTGGTTGTCCAGCGCCACGCCGCAACCCGCGGGGAGGCGCAGGCGGCGATCATGGCGGGCCTGGTCACGGTCGATGGCCGGCTTGTCGACAAGCCGGGCCGCAGAGTGGCGCCGGGGGCGACCGTGCTGGTTCGGCGCCGGGGGACGGCGTACGCGAGCCGCGGCGGCCTCAAGCTTGCTCACGCCCTTGAGGTCTTTGGCATTGATGTGCGGGGTAGGGTGGCGGTGGACCTCGGAGCGAGCACGGGGGGATTCACGGATTGTCTCCTCCGCGCCGGAGCGTCCAGGGTCTACGCGGTCGACGTCGGCCACGGCCAACTGGCCTGGGGGCTTCGAACCGACCCGCGGGTGGTGGTGCTCGAGGGCGTGAATGCCCGGTATCTCACCGTCGAGCAGGTCGGCGGCCGGTGCGACTTGGTGACCGCAGACCTCGCGTTTATCAGCCTGCGCTTGGTCTGGCCGGCGATCGCGGGGCTCGTGGCCGCGCACGGGTCTGTGGTGGCCCTGGTCAAGCCCCAGTTCGAGGCCGGGCGGGCTCACGTCCCGCGGGGCGGGGTGGTGCGAGATCCGGACGTCCACCGGGAAGTGCTCTCCCGGGTGCTGGCGGCCTCCGGCGCGGCCGAATTGACCGCCGTCGGCGTCACACCGTCACCGATCACCGGGCCGGCCGGAAACATCGAGTACCTGGTCCACCTCCGCCCGGGGACCGAGGCGGGGCTATCCCCCGAGGCCATCGACGCCAGCGTCGCGCGGGCGCACGCTGGCGGGGTTACCCCGAGGCGCTCGTGA
- the truB gene encoding tRNA pseudouridine(55) synthase TruB gives MDGVLNLLKPPGMTSHDVVNVVRRAAGLRRVGHTGTLDPGAAGVLVCCLGRATRLSEILMDADKEYRVELRLGARTSTGDAYGERLAPAETSGAHRPVTRQSLEAVLKRFTGEILQVPPMVSAIHHDGVRLYQLARRGEAVDLQPRPVVVQRIDVLWIGHDHLSALLEVACGKGTYIRKLCADIGDAMGLGGYAHFMVRTRAGRFSLRDAVTLEELAECAGRGALADVVIPMDEAVGHLPAVDLSERSVIEVLNGHPVPLWKVGETALSEDLPVRLRSRRGALIALAKVDGGMLRPFKVLAGTGGALVADRPRSG, from the coding sequence ATGGACGGAGTCCTCAACCTGCTGAAGCCGCCCGGGATGACATCGCACGACGTCGTCAACGTCGTCCGGCGGGCCGCCGGGCTGCGTCGCGTCGGCCATACCGGGACGCTCGACCCCGGCGCCGCCGGGGTGCTGGTGTGCTGCCTGGGGCGGGCGACGCGGTTGAGCGAGATCCTGATGGACGCCGACAAAGAGTACCGGGTGGAACTGCGCCTCGGGGCGCGGACGAGCACCGGCGATGCCTACGGCGAGAGGCTGGCCCCTGCGGAGACGTCCGGGGCACATCGCCCCGTCACCCGCCAGTCGCTCGAGGCGGTCCTGAAGCGATTCACCGGAGAGATCCTGCAGGTGCCGCCGATGGTGTCCGCGATTCATCACGATGGCGTGCGGCTCTATCAGCTGGCCCGCCGCGGAGAAGCGGTCGACCTGCAACCGCGGCCGGTCGTGGTGCAGCGGATCGATGTCCTTTGGATCGGTCACGACCACCTGTCGGCGCTCCTCGAGGTGGCCTGCGGCAAGGGGACGTACATCCGGAAGCTGTGCGCGGATATCGGGGACGCCATGGGGTTGGGCGGGTACGCCCACTTCATGGTGCGCACGCGCGCCGGTCGGTTTTCCTTGCGGGACGCGGTCACCCTGGAGGAGTTGGCCGAGTGTGCCGGCCGCGGCGCGCTCGCGGACGTTGTCATCCCGATGGACGAAGCGGTTGGCCATCTGCCGGCGGTGGACCTTTCGGAGCGCAGCGTGATCGAGGTCCTCAACGGCCATCCCGTCCCGCTTTGGAAAGTGGGGGAGACCGCCCTTTCCGAGGATCTCCCCGTCCGTCTCCGCAGCCGTCGGGGCGCGCTGATCGCGCTGGCCAAGGTCGACGGCGGAATGTTGCGGCCGTTCAAGGTGCTGGCCGGAACCGGAGGAGCGCTGGTTGCGGATCGTCCACGGTCTGGATGA
- a CDS encoding acylphosphatase, with protein sequence MRVQIAVTGRVQGVGFRFFALTRARALGLSGFARNLPNGQVEVLAEGARDALEAFLVAMREGPPGAAVRGIQVDWEDVPSREREFVIR encoded by the coding sequence GTGCGCGTCCAAATTGCGGTGACGGGACGGGTGCAGGGGGTCGGGTTTCGGTTCTTCGCCCTCACGCGCGCCCGAGCGCTGGGGCTCAGCGGTTTCGCGCGCAACCTTCCGAACGGACAGGTCGAGGTGCTGGCGGAGGGAGCGCGGGATGCGCTCGAGGCGTTCCTCGTCGCGATGCGCGAGGGTCCGCCGGGGGCCGCCGTTCGCGGGATCCAGGTCGACTGGGAGGATGTTCCATCCCGGGAGCGGGAGTTTGTGATCCGGTAG
- a CDS encoding farnesyl diphosphate synthase — MPLTSRVPAGSFPLPPTDALAAVEARLADLGRRVEGALDRALVSEDTPPQVVHQAMRYSVFAGGKRLRPILVLAGAEVAGMGPDAVLPAAAAVELIHTYSLIHDDLPAMDNSPTRRGRPTCHVVFGEAIAVLAGDALHALAFELLAGIADGDAIPPDRVVGAIVEVTQGIGTKGMVGGQVLDLLATRGPVEAADVREIHRLKTGSLIQACVRIGGMLAGASPNDLKALSAYGEHVGLGFQIIDDILDVVGEEGKLGKGTGSDAAQAKVTFPAVFGLDASRDLARAATAQAISALEPLGVRGEWLRSIAAFLLSRER; from the coding sequence ATGCCGCTGACGTCGCGCGTACCCGCAGGCTCGTTCCCTCTGCCCCCCACGGATGCGCTCGCCGCTGTCGAGGCCCGCCTGGCCGACCTCGGCAGGCGTGTCGAGGGGGCGCTTGACCGCGCGCTGGTGTCCGAGGACACTCCCCCCCAGGTCGTGCACCAGGCGATGCGGTACAGCGTGTTCGCCGGCGGCAAGCGACTCAGACCCATCCTGGTCTTGGCCGGAGCGGAGGTCGCGGGGATGGGGCCGGACGCCGTCCTGCCCGCCGCCGCCGCGGTCGAGCTGATCCACACGTACTCGCTGATCCATGATGATCTGCCCGCCATGGACAATTCGCCCACCCGGCGGGGCCGCCCGACCTGTCACGTGGTCTTCGGCGAAGCGATCGCGGTCCTCGCGGGCGACGCACTCCACGCGCTGGCCTTCGAATTGCTCGCCGGGATCGCGGACGGCGATGCGATCCCACCGGATCGTGTGGTGGGGGCGATCGTCGAAGTCACTCAGGGTATCGGCACGAAGGGGATGGTCGGCGGTCAAGTGCTCGATCTCCTCGCAACCCGGGGTCCGGTCGAAGCCGCGGATGTCCGGGAGATCCACCGGCTGAAGACGGGGTCGCTGATCCAGGCCTGTGTGCGCATCGGCGGGATGCTGGCGGGGGCGTCCCCGAACGATCTCAAAGCCTTGAGCGCGTACGGGGAGCACGTCGGGTTGGGGTTTCAGATCATCGACGACATCCTCGATGTTGTCGGCGAGGAAGGCAAGCTCGGCAAAGGCACCGGCAGCGACGCCGCCCAGGCAAAGGTGACTTTTCCCGCCGTCTTCGGGCTGGACGCATCCCGGGACCTCGCCCGGGCCGCGACCGCTCAGGCGATCTCTGCGCTCGAGCCGCTCGGCGTGCGGGGGGAGTGGCTCCGGAGCATCGCCGCGTTTCTCCTCAGCCGCGAGCGATGA
- a CDS encoding NAD(+)/NADH kinase: MIAVGLNVNVEKVHANPDVARLAREAVDLLVERGVPVWINRESAEILGHPALGASEADLIKRVGVVVVFGGDGTILRTARAAGPQGIAILGVNLGAFGFLAEVNGPEVASALHRVLEGDYQLDERMMIRARVERDGQVPQEFLALNDIVVTKSGYARLLRLRTFVNGEHLATHLADGLIVATPTGSTAYSLSAGGPIVHPAVDGIVLTPICAHTLNARAVLVSGTDTVTIRVDPVGAPPPPPILTVDGQEGFPLKEGDEVRVERSPHRTRLVRLGRGGFYSILRAKLTWGER, translated from the coding sequence GTGATCGCGGTCGGTCTGAACGTCAACGTCGAAAAGGTCCACGCCAATCCCGATGTCGCGCGGTTGGCACGGGAAGCCGTGGACCTCCTCGTGGAGCGCGGCGTACCGGTCTGGATCAACCGAGAGAGCGCGGAGATCCTCGGGCACCCCGCGCTCGGGGCGAGCGAAGCCGACCTGATCAAGCGGGTCGGTGTCGTGGTGGTCTTCGGGGGAGACGGAACCATCCTGCGCACCGCGCGCGCGGCCGGCCCCCAAGGGATCGCCATCCTGGGGGTCAACCTCGGAGCGTTTGGATTCCTGGCCGAGGTGAACGGCCCGGAGGTGGCGAGCGCACTCCACCGGGTGTTGGAGGGCGACTATCAACTCGACGAGCGGATGATGATCCGCGCCCGAGTGGAGCGGGACGGGCAGGTTCCCCAGGAGTTCCTCGCGCTCAACGATATCGTCGTCACCAAGAGCGGCTACGCGCGTCTTCTCAGGCTGCGCACCTTCGTCAACGGCGAGCACCTCGCCACGCATCTGGCCGACGGCCTGATCGTGGCCACCCCCACCGGGTCCACCGCGTACTCCCTCTCCGCCGGCGGTCCGATCGTCCATCCCGCGGTGGACGGGATCGTGCTCACGCCGATCTGCGCCCACACGCTCAACGCTCGCGCCGTATTGGTCTCCGGGACCGACACGGTGACCATCCGGGTCGACCCGGTTGGCGCCCCACCCCCACCGCCGATCTTGACGGTGGACGGGCAGGAAGGGTTCCCGCTCAAGGAAGGCGACGAGGTGCGCGTGGAACGCTCGCCCCACCGCACTCGGCTCGTTCGCCTGGGTCGGGGCGGTTTCTACAGCATCCTCCGCGCAAAGCTCACCTGGGGAGAACGGTAG
- the nusB gene encoding transcription antitermination factor NusB: protein MRRKARAAALQVLFQMDVGKLSLEDALTSVAAPDWVPDDLTWVETLCRGTRGHLGEIDPVIAQCAERWTLERMAAVDRNILRLAIFELRYTDTPIRVVINEAVELAKRFSTEESGRFVNGLLGKIVRSTTPPLVGHAADV, encoded by the coding sequence ATGCGGCGAAAGGCACGGGCGGCGGCGTTACAGGTGCTGTTCCAGATGGACGTCGGGAAGCTGTCCCTGGAGGACGCCCTAACATCCGTCGCGGCCCCGGATTGGGTTCCCGACGATTTGACGTGGGTGGAGACCTTGTGCCGGGGCACCCGGGGACATCTGGGTGAGATCGACCCCGTGATTGCCCAGTGCGCCGAGCGGTGGACGCTTGAGCGGATGGCGGCGGTCGACCGCAACATCCTCCGCCTGGCCATCTTCGAACTCCGATATACGGATACCCCGATCCGCGTCGTCATCAACGAGGCGGTGGAGCTCGCTAAGCGGTTCAGCACCGAGGAATCCGGTCGATTCGTCAACGGCCTGCTCGGCAAGATCGTCCGATCCACCACCCCCCCTTTGGTGGGGCACGCGGCCGACGTGTGA